AGGAGCCTCCTCAACCGAAGCCAGAATTCAATGATTCAGGATACAAGAAGGCTGGCTCGTCTGAAAAAGACTGCAAGAGCTGGAAGGGAAAAGGGGATTGGGAAGAAACTTGGGGAGAAACGTATTCCAAGAAAAGGATACCTGCATTGTTCGTGGTCAACATTTCAAGGTGTGTTTCTGGTTGTTCTGAAGGTTGAATCCAAAATAGCTTTAAAAGTACTGCAATTTTGTGAGGAATAGTTTCATTGCAGCGGTGAAGTGCGAGCTGTGAAGGGCATACCGAGAACATTAAGTGTTGGCCAAGTGATTTGGGCTCCATCATCATCACATAGCCTGGTTTTTGTGGCGTGGTCATCTGATAATGGTTACCAAAAGACACCAAGGAAACTTGGAATTAAATACTGCTTTAACAGACCTTGTGCTCTGTATGCTGTTCCTGATCCTTTCATGGAAGAAGCTGATAAGCCATCACTTAAGTGAGAACACCTGTCCTTGATGACAATATTTATTCAGTTCTATTTCAACTATGCACCATTGTAGGCTTCCTGTTCTAACATATTAAGGTATTAATTgtcacattttagttattttctaGTGATCGTGTGACACTGTAAATTCTTCTCTCAGAATAATTGTAGcagcatatttttttcaatatgaaggaaaaaaaatcttccatATATATTTTCACTCTTTTTTCCTCATTAATCCTAGTCCTGAGCAGACAAATGCTAAATGGATTGTATGCATCATGTCTCAAAAAATAGAAAGTTTATTTCTGATGTCATTTCTGTTTATTGTACAGTGTCAGTAAGGGTGAAACTGCACCTACAACCAAGTTAACATCAGACTTGAGCAGTGCTTTTTTCCCACGATTCAGGTAGGACTGCATTCAGTTTTCTTTGCTCAGTACTGTTATTCAGTTTAGGCCATATGTCTCAACTATTATATTGGAAGAAGTACAAGCTACACATCCTAGCCGTATTTCTTTAATTATGCATTATAATTGTTAGGCGTAATTTTTCTTCTAtggtttaaaatattttaatcaaattccCTTAAAGCATGTCAATTGATTGTTCTGCTTGTTATCATGTATTTTAACCTAAATATTTGAACAATCATAATTCAAATGGGAGTGAATTTGGAAAGTGGAGCATTTTGGGCTGATGAGTAGGTGTCTTTATTATTTCCTTGTTCCTGTAATCCTGTGGATTGACTCAGTAGATATTAATTTACTGCAACACCAATACATTTTATTTGCACATATACAATTGAAGTTTTCATGTCTAGATTATAACTTAGTACTGGTAGCTGATGCATGTAGATGAATGTTAACAATGCGTCGCAAAAATGATATGGAATCTTTATTGTACAGTCCAGATGGAAAGTATCTTGTGTTTATCTCAGCAAAGAGTGCTATAGATAGTGGAACACACAATGCGACAAATTCAATGCATAAGATTGACTGGCCTGCAGATGGGAAATTGGAGGGCCTCAGTGTTGCTGATGTGGTACAACAATGCCTTTCCTTTacttgttaattttttaatcGATCATTTTGTTTAGATGGCTTCCTTTTATATATAGCTTCAAAGTCATGGCTTGGAAAAATACATAAATCTAACCAGTGTTTATTTGAGCACATTGTTTGCCAGTTGGCTATACTTGATTAAAGATATGTATTTCTGGACTTTGTGAAGTGgaacttcaattttttttttttaattattgaagTATCTAAATTCAATTTCAGTTAAAAGAACGAAGTTCAGAGGGTAAAATTTATAATGGTGTGTTTCTTTTTATAGGTGCTCTGCATATCCGATATCAAGTTCTTAATGTCTTAGCTGTTATGTAGGTACCTATTGTGATGTGCCCTCAGGATGGTTGTTTTCCTGGTCTGTACTGCTCTGGCATACTTAGGAATCCATGGCTTACTGATGGACAAACTATGATTTTATCTTCTATTTGGGGAAGTAAGGAAGTAATACTTTCTGTAAATGTTGTGAGGTGATTACAAGCATTTTTATCCATCAGTTAGAATGATATGGCTAtaaagtttatttatttatgaaattacCTATTTTCTTCACAGCCGTGAAGTTTCAAGAGTTAGTCCTCAGGATTCGGATTATTCATGGAATGTTCTTGCACTAGACAAGGATAATATTCTTGCAGGTAATTCTGTACCGAAGTTACAGTTGTATCCCATAGTTCCTTTGGATAAGATTTCATATTCATGTGCCTTTCCCACCTTTTCCAGTTTCAAGCAGCCTTATTACAGTTCCTCAAATATACTATGGGTCTGAGGTTTGTCAGACTGGAAAACCAAACCAATGGGGGTGGCAAGAAATTGCAACTCCTTTTCCGAGTCCTTCTGATAAGGTATAACTGAAAAAATGCGTTGCTTGTTCAACTTTTCCCCAAAAGCACTGACAAAAATTTTGGCAGTGTAAAGTACTAACAGTTTCTGTGATGTATGTTTGGCAGATCAGTGCAATATTAGCAGACCATAAGTTCAGTATACTCAAAATCCCGATTAGCAACTCTTCTGACAAACTCGCTGATGGTATGTGTACAACCCAAAGCTCCTTTCTTTAATGAAATGACAGACAGCTCTCCTGCattcgaggaaaaaaaaaaagcctctgactgtttttttttcctggaatTGGTACTCTTTGGTGCCTTGTGTTTTGACTACTTCTGTTACTGCATTCTTCAGTTGACGCTATGTTTTTCTTGAGATCAGCTGTACTGTCTAGTACTTGTAGGCTGATATATTCTGAACTGTGACAAAATCTAACCATGTTGCATTTACTCAAGGCAACACTAAAATGCATTTGTAAGAAAGTTCTCAAAGCTCATGGTAGAATACTCTTCTTGGTTGTTTGCATCCTTAAGGATGCATGCTAAGCTTCATTTGCATTTTAATGTTTGAAAATGTACTTTAGTAGAATACTCacatcctctccccttcctaaatttttatattttataaaattgattCAGGTGCTAAGCTGCCCTTTGAGGCTATTTTTGTGTCCTGGAAGGATTCTGCAACAAGACCAACAATTGTTGTTCTTCATGGTGGACCACACACTGTTTACCCATCAAGCTATTCAAAATCGTTAGCATTTCTTTATTCACAGGGATATAACCTTCTTGTTGTGAACTATAGGtgagctttatttttttttcttccagtaGTTCTTCTGTTGAACTAGGTTAAAATACCCTGTCCTTTCTGAATTCTGCTTTGGAAATATATCATATTAAACACTAACATTAATGTCCACGTACACACCATTCTGTTGCCTAGAGGTTCACTAGGCTTTGGTGAAGAAGCACTACAATCTCTTCCTGGAAATATTGGTTCTCAGGTGCACTGTTGTTGATTTATTTCCATGTTTTAAGATTATTTTCTTAAGTTGCCAGAAATTTTATATGAACTGTCATTACGTACAATTGTTTAATACTCATGAACAGGATGTGAATGATGTATTGACGGCTTTGGACTTTGTTATAAAGAAAGGATTAATAGATGCATCTAAAGTAGCTGTTGTTGGAGGTTCACACGGTGGTTTCCTGACAACTCATTTGATTGGCCAGGTTCTTAGCATGCCTTTGTTATTCTGAATTCTTTATCTATGAAATTATTCATTACATTTGCAGTTTATATTTCCTTTAGGGATTCAATTATTTGTGCCTAATCGTTTGCACAAATAATCTAGCACAATTCTTGTTGTAAACTGTATATACTCATTTGGACATAATTGGGAACAGTGTCTTTTGATAATGTGTATTGGTCTATATGAAACTCTTATATTTGAGAAATGTGCTGTAAACTTATAATTTTGGGAGGGAGGTTGTAATTTGTAAAAGAGAGTAGTAAGTTTAATATAAGTACCCAAGCACACTAAGTTATCGTCAGTGAACTTAAAGGCTCAAAGCTAAACTTGGATATTTCAGGAGCTCTGTAGCAGTGCACAGCtaaaaattcttttaaaaaaatgatgacaCCAATTTatattagctattaaattatatattacaTTGCAACGCTTAAGTCCAGAATAATATCCTAGAAAAACATTCTTACAAGAGTTAGGATCAGCATTTGTTTCCTTTTCTTGGAAGTAAAGCTTCACTGCAGTGTAAGCCGAGCTGTTTTTATCTTTTCATGATTAAGAAGTTCACATGtgatattctcaagaatatttcCTGATTttagaatataattatttcCTTGACAAAAATAGTGAGAAACTACTGCTGCATGTGGGAACTAGGTCTATACAGTTTCTTTATGACTATACATACAAGACAATAAGAGTTCATGATAGGTCTATACAGTTTCTTTATGACTATACATACAAGACAATAAGAGTTCATGATGCACAGGCAATAGCACATGGATTCTTCTATTTATCAGGTCTTCTTGGATTCTGTTGACCTTATGTTTCATGGACTGCAGGCTCCAGGCACTTTTGTTGCAGCAGCTGCTCGAAACCCAGTATGTAATTTATCATTGATGGTAGGAACAACTGACATACCTGAGTGGTGTTTTGTGGAGATTTATGGGAAAGAAGGGAAAAACTGCTTCTCAGAGTATCCTTCATTTGATGATCTTTGTCAATTTCACCAGAAATCACCAATATCACATATATCAAAGGTATGTAGATTCTGCATACTTAACCTTTTACAAAATCTATGCTTGAGGAAGAAAGTGTAGTTCCCTCATGCAAATTTGCTCCTTGAGGACTTTGAGTAATCTTTTCTTGACAGTTTAAGAAAATCTGCAGGTGAGCACGCCAACACTTTTTCTCCTTGGAGCACAAGATCTCAGAGTTCCTGTTTCTAATGGCTTACAGGTAATTTCTTATGCACTtctgtttcatttttatatgatGAAAGGGTTGTGAAATGATTACTAGTAGCAATGTAGCATTCATGTTATTGTTTGCGTAGACAAGTTCAGTCAATTTTCCTGAAAACCATTAGTGAAAGCATATGATTCATATT
The sequence above is drawn from the Oryza glaberrima chromosome 10, OglaRS2, whole genome shotgun sequence genome and encodes:
- the LOC127752959 gene encoding acylamino-acid-releasing enzyme 1, with the translated sequence MVVLATGLSLTPRFYSRSSIVVAASLLLSAAPSSSSPRARAAAPASGYSPWRGSISRISSHPTAMATTQASEAATEKGLPLGMDVSMVDEYASQSKLLQEFVKIPTIGKAWIFNSKTENTSRAIVSVGQTDLLANKKRSFLLNSHISKNSSNSVDFQWSPFPIEMSGVSAVIPSPSGRKLLLIRNSEDDSPTKLEVWGPCQLENEIHIAQSVHGSLYVDEWFEGISWNQEETLVAYVAEEPPQPKPEFNDSGYKKAGSSEKDCKSWKGKGDWEETWGETYSKKRIPALFVVNISSGEVRAVKGIPRTLSVGQVIWAPSSSHSLVFVAWSSDNGYQKTPRKLGIKYCFNRPCALYAVPDPFMEEADKPSLNVSKGETAPTTKLTSDLSSAFFPRFSPDGKYLVFISAKSAIDSGTHNATNSMHKIDWPADGKLEGLSVADVVPIVMCPQDGCFPGLYCSGILRNPWLTDGQTMILSSIWGSKEVILSVNVVSREVSRVSPQDSDYSWNVLALDKDNILAVSSSLITVPQIYYGSEVCQTGKPNQWGWQEIATPFPSPSDKISAILADHKFSILKIPISNSSDKLADGAKLPFEAIFVSWKDSATRPTIVVLHGGPHTVYPSSYSKSLAFLYSQGYNLLVVNYRGSLGFGEEALQSLPGNIGSQDVNDVLTALDFVIKKGLIDASKVAVVGGSHGGFLTTHLIGQAPGTFVAAAARNPVCNLSLMVGTTDIPEWCFVEIYGKEGKNCFSEYPSFDDLCQFHQKSPISHISKVSTPTLFLLGAQDLRVPVSNGLQYARTLKEMGVETKIIVFPEDMHGLDKPQSDFESFLNIGVWFKKHMSK